Proteins encoded in a region of the Raphanus sativus cultivar WK10039 chromosome 8, ASM80110v3, whole genome shotgun sequence genome:
- the LOC108822231 gene encoding iron-sulfur cluster assembly protein 1, producing MMLRQAAKNALGLTSRQSTPWSVGIFRSYHENVIDHYDNPRNVGSFDKNDPSIGTGLVGAPACGDVMKLQIKVDEKTGQIVDARFKTFGCGSAIASSSVATEWVKGKAMEEVLTIKNTEIAKHLSLPPVKLHCSMLAEDAIKAAVKDYKEKRVKTNGAAAVAAAGETAQA from the exons ATGATGCTCAGGCAAGCCGCGAAGAACGCTCTAGGCCTTACGTCGCGCCAATCGACCCCGTGGTCCGTCGGTATCTTCCGATCGTACCACGAGAACGTCATCGACCACTACGATAACCCCCGCAACGTCGGGTCTTTCGACAAGAACGATCCCAGCATCGGCACGGGTCTCGTCGGAGCTCCCGCGTGCGGTGATGTGATGAAGCTGCAGATCAAGGTCGATGAGAAGACTGGTCAGATCGTCGATGCTCGTTTCAAGACCTTTGGCTGTGGCTCCGCTATCGCGTCTTCGTCTGTCG CCACTGAATGGGTGAAAGGCAAAGCTATGGAGGAAGTTCTGACCATCAAGAACAC CGAAATCGCCAAGCATCTTTCTCTCCCACCAGTGAAGCTCCATTGCAGTATGCTAGCCGAGGACGCCATCAAGGCAGCTGTGAAAGACTACAAGGAGAAGCGAGTGAAAACAAACGGTGCTGCAGCAGTAGCAGCAGCTGGAGAAACCGCGCAGGCTTGA
- the LOC108822229 gene encoding short-chain dehydrogenase/reductase SDRA, with product MEKKKVPKRLQGKVAIVTASTQGIGFGIVERLGLEGASVVVSSRKQRNVDEAVEKLKAQGIDAFGIVCHVSNAQHRQILVQKTVQRYGKIDIVVCNAAVNPSTDPILSTQESALDKLWEVNVKSSILLLQDMAPHLEKGSSVIFITSIAAFQPQVPTAMYGVTKTALLGLTKALAAEMGPDTRVNAVAPGVVPTHFASFITRNSEVRRANEEKTLLNRLGTTDDMAAATAFLASDDASYITGETLVVAGGMPSRL from the exons atggagaagaagaaggtgccAAAAAGACTCCAAGGTAAAGTAGCGATCGTGACGGCATCGACGCAAGGGATAGGCTTCGGTATCGTTGAGCGGCTTGGCCTCGAAGGCGCTTCTGTCGTCGTCTCCTCTCGCAAACAG AGAAATGTGGATGAGGCGGTAGAGAAGCTTAAAGCTCAGGGGATTGATGCATTTGGAATCGTTTGTCATGTCTCTAATGCTCAACATCGCCAGATTCTCGTCCAAAAGACAGTTCAA AGATATGGGAAGATAGATATTGTTGTGTGTAATGCAGCGGTGAATCCATCTACTGACCCAATCTTATCTACTCAAGAATCTGCTCTTGACAAGCTTTGGGAAGTCAATGTCAAATCATCTATCCTTCTCCTCCAG gatatGGCTCCTCACTTAGAGAAGGGTTCTTCTGTAATCTTCATAACCTCCATTGCTGCGTTTCAACCGCAAGTACCAACGGCAATGTATGGAGTTACTAAAACAGCTCTTCTCGGACTAACCAAG GCACTTGCTGCTGAGATGGGACCGGACACAAGAGTGAACGCAGTAGCTCCTGGTGTTGTGCCAACACACTTTGCTTCTTTCATCACCCGGAACTCTGAAgtg AGAAGAGCCAATGAGGAGAAAACTCTGCTCAACAGACTGGGAACAACGGATGACATGGCCGCTGCAACCGCTTTCTTGGCTTCTGATGATGCTTCTTACATCACCGGTGAAACCTTAGTGGTCGCCGGAGGAATGCCCTCCAGGCTCTGA